One window of [Limnothrix rosea] IAM M-220 genomic DNA carries:
- the amt gene encoding ammonium transporter, which produces MAKNIKGIEMVDSLWILMCACLVFLMQPGFMCLESGLTRSKNNINVAVKNLADFAVSAFCFWVVGYGLMFGVSATGWWGQSHFLHDWQDPQGIAFFFFQIMFCGTATTIVSGAIAERTRFTAYLAIAMMISCLVYPAFGHWAWNGLDSPALQGWLGKLGFIDFAGSTVVHSIGAWVALATLMHLGSRTGRYEGGRSRKIHGSNLIISVLGAMLLWFGWFGFNAGSTLAFNDQVPIILLNTLMAGVAGLISAGGIRAIQTQNIEVEALINGCLAGLVAVTACCHIISTPMSVVVGATGGAVMLLGEYWLDCWEIDDAIAAIPVHGFAGAWGTVGVALFGQPERLPLDRLLQLWIQVSGVAIAFVWSFGVSYLLIWLWRQFFPLRVSVEAEHLGLNITEHHAHTDIYELMQVMDQQAQTKDLSLRAPVEPFTQVGVIAERYNRVMDRLQVALEHSETLAAELEFKVIERTHALTATNNSLEAEIREHQKTEDALRQSQAELQEFADTLTLTLQELQQTQTQLIQSEKMSSLGEMVAGVAHEINNPINYVYGNLKYLDEYTASLIELIHLYQEHLSPTPDEISDRLEDLELDFIVEDLPSILKSMHHGSERIQNLVVSLRNFSRLDEAPQKQVDIHEGIASTLLLLKRRIERFPSQQPMKVITDFDDLPPIECHPSQLNQVFMNLLSNGMDMLDEIYEANPRRPGTIWITTRHIEAQQMVRVTIADDGKGVPSKIRTKLFDPFFTTKPVGKGTGLGLSICYQIIVEKHNGKIWCEPNFPEGAKFVCEFPISP; this is translated from the coding sequence CTGCAACGGGCTGGTGGGGTCAGAGCCATTTTCTCCACGACTGGCAGGATCCCCAAGGTATTGCTTTTTTCTTTTTTCAAATTATGTTTTGTGGGACTGCGACTACGATTGTCTCTGGGGCGATCGCCGAACGTACAAGATTTACAGCCTATTTGGCGATCGCCATGATGATTTCTTGTCTGGTCTATCCCGCCTTCGGACATTGGGCTTGGAATGGTTTAGATAGCCCTGCACTGCAAGGCTGGTTGGGTAAACTCGGATTTATTGATTTTGCCGGATCAACGGTCGTCCATAGCATTGGGGCATGGGTTGCCCTCGCCACTTTAATGCACCTTGGTAGCCGTACCGGTCGGTATGAAGGTGGCAGATCTCGCAAAATTCACGGCTCAAATTTGATTATTTCGGTATTGGGAGCCATGTTGCTGTGGTTTGGCTGGTTTGGCTTTAATGCAGGCAGCACATTGGCGTTTAATGACCAAGTTCCCATTATTTTGCTCAATACCTTGATGGCTGGTGTTGCCGGACTGATAAGTGCTGGCGGTATTCGAGCTATTCAAACACAAAATATCGAAGTTGAGGCGCTAATCAATGGCTGTTTAGCTGGTTTGGTAGCGGTGACTGCTTGTTGCCATATCATTAGTACGCCCATGTCTGTGGTCGTCGGTGCCACGGGGGGAGCTGTGATGCTCCTTGGCGAATATTGGTTAGATTGTTGGGAAATTGATGATGCGATCGCCGCCATTCCAGTCCATGGTTTTGCCGGAGCTTGGGGAACAGTGGGTGTTGCCCTCTTCGGCCAACCCGAACGATTACCCCTTGATCGCCTACTACAGTTATGGATTCAAGTCTCTGGGGTGGCGATCGCCTTCGTGTGGTCCTTTGGCGTGAGCTATCTGCTGATTTGGTTATGGCGGCAGTTTTTTCCCCTACGCGTCTCCGTCGAAGCAGAACATCTCGGCCTCAATATCACAGAGCACCATGCCCACACAGATATTTACGAACTCATGCAAGTGATGGATCAACAGGCTCAAACAAAAGATCTAAGTTTGCGTGCCCCCGTTGAACCCTTCACCCAAGTAGGTGTCATTGCAGAGCGCTATAACCGGGTAATGGATCGCCTACAGGTCGCTTTAGAACACAGCGAAACCCTCGCTGCAGAATTAGAATTTAAAGTCATTGAGCGTACCCATGCCCTCACCGCCACAAACAATAGCCTAGAAGCAGAGATACGAGAACATCAAAAAACCGAAGATGCCCTACGGCAATCCCAAGCGGAACTTCAAGAATTTGCCGATACCCTCACCCTCACCCTCCAAGAACTACAGCAAACCCAAACGCAACTGATTCAGTCAGAGAAAATGTCTTCCCTTGGGGAAATGGTGGCGGGGGTCGCCCACGAAATTAACAACCCCATTAATTATGTTTATGGCAATTTAAAATATCTAGATGAATATACCGCGAGCTTAATTGAGCTAATTCATCTTTATCAAGAACATCTTTCACCGACACCAGATGAAATTAGCGATCGCCTTGAAGATTTAGAACTGGACTTTATCGTCGAAGATCTTCCCAGTATTCTCAAATCAATGCACCACGGTAGCGAACGTATTCAGAACCTCGTGGTTTCCCTGCGCAACTTCTCCCGTTTAGACGAAGCCCCCCAAAAGCAGGTGGACATCCATGAAGGCATAGCAAGCACTTTACTTCTCCTCAAACGCCGAATTGAACGTTTTCCCAGTCAACAACCCATGAAAGTCATCACGGATTTTGATGATTTGCCCCCCATCGAATGTCATCCGAGCCAGCTCAACCAGGTTTTTATGAATCTCCTCTCCAATGGGATGGATATGCTAGATGAAATTTATGAAGCCAATCCCCGCCGCCCCGGTACTATCTGGATAACAACTCGCCACATAGAAGCACAACAGATGGTGCGGGTCACGATCGCCGACGATGGTAAGGGCGTACCAAGCAAGATTCGCACAAAACTATTTGATCCATTTTTTACCACAAAACCCGTCGGGAAAGGCACAGGTTTAGGTCTTTCCATTTGCTATCAAATCATTGTGGAAAAACATAACGGTAAGATTTGGTGTGAACCTAATTTTCCTGAAGGTGCCAAGTTTGTCTGTGAATTCCCCATCTCGCCCTAA
- a CDS encoding homogentisate phytyltransferase: protein MSVNSPSRPKPFWRSLWQFSRPHTIIGTSLSVWALAFLANSPEQLFGLYGWFVLTAWIACLGGNVFIVGLNQLTDIDIDKINKPHLPVAAGEFSAKTGWLIVLLSGAIALLLSIFSGLWLTVTVVSSLAIGTMYSLPPVRLKRFPLLAAMCIFTVRGVVVNLGLFAHFRDISSQSVVITPTVWLLTAFIIVFTVAIAIFKDVPDMEGDQQYRIKTFTLLLGKRKIFNLSLGIIGACYLGMIAGVWLLATSLNPLVFTIAHMALAIALIYRSQRVNLAQKQEIAAFYQFIWKLFFLEYILFIVVNLLP, encoded by the coding sequence TTGTCTGTGAATTCCCCATCTCGCCCTAAACCCTTTTGGCGATCGCTCTGGCAATTTTCCCGTCCCCACACCATCATCGGCACAAGTTTAAGTGTCTGGGCTTTGGCTTTTCTTGCCAACTCACCGGAGCAATTGTTTGGTCTCTACGGCTGGTTTGTACTGACGGCATGGATTGCTTGTCTCGGCGGCAATGTTTTTATTGTGGGTTTAAATCAGCTCACTGACATTGACATCGACAAAATTAATAAACCCCACTTGCCGGTTGCCGCTGGGGAATTTTCGGCAAAAACCGGCTGGCTGATTGTGCTCCTCTCTGGGGCGATCGCCTTACTTTTAAGTATTTTTAGTGGGCTATGGCTGACGGTAACGGTGGTGAGTAGTCTTGCCATTGGCACGATGTATTCTTTGCCGCCGGTGCGCCTGAAACGGTTTCCCCTCCTCGCGGCGATGTGCATTTTTACCGTGCGGGGCGTTGTGGTAAATCTCGGATTATTTGCCCATTTTCGCGATATCTCCAGTCAATCCGTCGTGATTACTCCGACTGTTTGGTTATTAACTGCGTTCATTATTGTGTTTACGGTGGCGATCGCCATTTTTAAAGATGTACCGGATATGGAGGGCGATCAACAATACCGCATTAAAACCTTTACGCTGCTCCTCGGAAAGCGCAAAATTTTTAACCTATCCCTCGGCATTATCGGCGCTTGTTACCTTGGGATGATTGCTGGTGTCTGGCTCTTGGCAACCAGCCTCAATCCTTTGGTCTTTACCATTGCCCATATGGCACTGGCGATCGCCCTTATCTACCGCAGCCAGAGGGTAAACCTCGCCCAAAAACAAGAAATCGCCGCCTTTTACCAATTTATTTGGAAGCTATTTTTCTTGGAATATATTTTATTTATCGTTGTCAATTTACTGCCTTAG
- a CDS encoding sirohydrochlorin chelatase: protein MQQLSVVVVHGSYSEVYRQEFNLLLERVSARVAHPVCGVYLECTDRPMVTAITQYLETYPDKSDIHLQILPLFLLPGVHVREDIPGAIAQLRQQFPKITIQTLPYLGKDGLLAPFLERQFEKHPDAKRVLLAHGSRRTGANPQIETLAASLNANTAYWATEPALQETIALLTKEDLNIVYVVPYFLFSGKIPAAIAAQVHELQQSYSRLQFYLGQPFGTQPDCAVAIAALLNKKNKSTKKNKPNNLISR, encoded by the coding sequence ATGCAACAGTTGTCGGTTGTCGTCGTCCATGGCAGTTATAGCGAGGTTTATCGCCAAGAATTTAATCTACTCCTAGAACGGGTCAGTGCCAGGGTTGCCCATCCAGTTTGTGGTGTCTACCTCGAATGTACAGACAGACCCATGGTGACGGCGATCACCCAATATCTTGAGACATACCCTGACAAATCAGACATCCACCTGCAAATATTGCCATTATTTCTTTTGCCCGGCGTTCATGTGCGCGAAGATATCCCTGGGGCGATCGCCCAACTTCGTCAACAATTTCCAAAAATCACAATACAGACCCTGCCATACCTTGGCAAAGACGGCTTACTTGCCCCTTTTCTCGAACGCCAATTTGAGAAGCACCCCGACGCAAAACGTGTTCTCCTTGCCCACGGGAGCCGCCGCACTGGCGCGAATCCCCAAATTGAGACCCTAGCGGCATCCCTCAATGCAAATACCGCCTACTGGGCGACAGAGCCAGCCCTCCAAGAAACCATCGCCCTACTCACCAAGGAAGATCTTAATATCGTTTATGTTGTGCCCTATTTTCTCTTTTCTGGCAAAATACCCGCCGCGATCGCCGCACAAGTGCACGAATTACAACAATCCTATTCACGACTGCAATTTTATTTGGGGCAGCCATTTGGTACACAACCTGACTGCGCTGTGGCGATCGCCGCATTATTAAACAAAAAAAACAAGTCAACAAAAAAAAACAAGCCCAACAATCTAATATCTCGATGA
- the psbV gene encoding photosystem II cytochrome c-550 — protein sequence MNKILGIDPLKKFIFGVAAFVMLFWQLNTTVANATELREADRTVNLSETETVVLSDQQIAKGLRVFIDTCSQCHNTGRTKSNPNVTLGLDDLKGADPRRDNILAMVDYLKNPTSYDGEYDLLQLHPNTTRADIWSSMRNYNEEDLQNVSGYVLVQAQVLGEGWGGGKLFN from the coding sequence ATGAATAAAATTCTGGGGATCGACCCACTTAAAAAATTTATTTTTGGCGTTGCTGCATTTGTAATGCTATTTTGGCAGCTCAATACCACTGTGGCTAACGCAACTGAATTGCGTGAAGCAGACCGTACCGTAAACCTCAGTGAAACTGAAACCGTTGTTCTGAGCGACCAACAAATTGCCAAGGGCTTACGAGTCTTTATTGATACCTGTAGTCAGTGCCACAACACTGGCCGTACGAAAAGTAATCCCAACGTTACTTTAGGTCTAGATGACCTAAAAGGCGCAGATCCCCGCCGCGACAATATCCTTGCGATGGTGGACTACCTGAAGAACCCGACTTCCTATGACGGTGAGTATGATCTTCTCCAACTCCACCCCAACACTACCCGCGCTGACATCTGGAGCTCCATGAGAAACTACAACGAAGAAGATCTTCAAAATGTTTCTGGTTATGTTCTTGTGCAGGCTCAGGTTCTTGGCGAAGGCTGGGGCGGTGGTAAGCTCTTTAACTAA
- a CDS encoding DUF3493 domain-containing protein — MSQKFTPEKLERLRIEAQNPYRTLRQFVYICFGISGFVGGLVFIGQIAAGRDLANAIPNFGVQAGVVGLMIFLWRWEDKNKKKNSQQKK; from the coding sequence ATGTCTCAGAAATTCACACCAGAAAAACTCGAACGTCTACGCATCGAAGCCCAAAATCCCTACCGTACTCTGCGGCAATTTGTTTATATTTGCTTTGGCATTTCTGGTTTTGTCGGTGGTTTGGTCTTTATTGGTCAGATTGCGGCTGGTCGCGATCTCGCGAATGCAATTCCAAATTTTGGGGTGCAGGCGGGTGTCGTGGGTCTCATGATTTTTTTGTGGCGTTGGGAAGATAAAAATAAGAAGAAAAATAGCCAGCAGAAAAAATAA
- the rseP gene encoding RIP metalloprotease RseP, which produces MSVLAAIAVLALLIVIHELGHFSAARLQNIHVNRFSIGFGPTLLKYQGKETEYAIRAFPLGGYVGFPDDDPDSDIPPEDPDLLRNRPIFDRAIVISAGVIANLIFAYFLLVTQAGTVGFQDIDYQPGVRIPDVLTAVASPAAQAGIQSEDVVLSVNNTPLSTGQDALEELRDLIQDAPGKSLTLQILRDSETVSVEVTPDAGNDGKGKIGVMLAPNGEIVRRRAENPVAALQAGSREFQRLIGLTVQGFAQLISNFGETAQQVAGPVAIVAVGADLAKDDLSNLFQFGSLISINLAIINILPLPALDGGQLAFLLVEGLRGRPLPMRIQENIMQTGLVLLLGLGVFLIVRDTVNLAFFQNLMR; this is translated from the coding sequence ATGTCCGTATTGGCGGCGATCGCAGTATTAGCACTCCTCATCGTGATCCATGAATTGGGGCATTTCTCAGCGGCTAGACTCCAGAATATTCATGTCAACCGTTTCTCCATTGGCTTTGGTCCGACCCTGCTGAAATATCAAGGCAAAGAAACAGAATATGCCATCCGCGCCTTTCCCCTAGGCGGTTATGTCGGTTTCCCCGATGACGACCCCGACAGCGACATTCCCCCTGAAGATCCTGATCTACTGCGCAACCGTCCGATCTTTGACCGGGCGATCGTGATCAGTGCTGGGGTCATTGCCAATCTGATTTTTGCGTATTTTTTGCTTGTCACCCAAGCCGGAACCGTTGGTTTCCAAGACATTGACTATCAACCCGGTGTTCGTATTCCTGATGTTTTAACCGCCGTCGCATCCCCTGCGGCACAGGCTGGCATCCAAAGCGAAGATGTCGTCCTTTCTGTCAATAACACCCCTCTTTCCACTGGACAAGATGCCCTTGAAGAATTACGGGATTTGATTCAAGATGCTCCCGGCAAATCGCTAACTTTGCAAATTTTACGAGATAGCGAAACCGTCTCTGTGGAGGTTACCCCCGATGCTGGTAATGACGGTAAAGGAAAAATTGGGGTGATGCTTGCGCCCAACGGAGAAATCGTCCGTCGCCGTGCCGAGAACCCAGTTGCAGCGCTTCAAGCAGGTTCTAGAGAGTTTCAGCGGCTCATCGGTTTAACGGTTCAGGGCTTTGCCCAACTCATTTCGAACTTCGGCGAAACAGCTCAGCAAGTTGCGGGGCCTGTGGCGATCGTGGCGGTGGGCGCAGATTTAGCGAAGGATGATCTCAGCAACCTATTTCAGTTTGGCTCCTTGATCAGTATTAATTTAGCCATTATCAATATTTTGCCCTTGCCTGCTTTGGATGGCGGTCAACTTGCCTTTTTATTGGTGGAAGGCCTGCGTGGCAGACCGCTACCGATGCGTATCCAAGAAAATATTATGCAGACAGGTTTGGTCTTGCTCCTTGGGCTTGGGGTCTTCCTCATTGTGCGTGACACTGTGAATTTGGCCTTCTTCCAAAATCTTATGCGCTAG
- a CDS encoding efflux RND transporter periplasmic adaptor subunit, whose amino-acid sequence MLQFFKSFVGIGFVASLSVLTVGCGLEQEGVAQPFRPEQETEEQPPLVDVAIAAATNAEATETYTGTTLPLKTVTVRSRLEGQLLALNVDVGDGVEQGRLLGIIEPDLLQTEVNEAAAELAARQFEVREAESELAEITAQIAQNKAALKQATADAKRFQELATTGAIAAQQAELAATAQETASQILRSSQAQLATKKQAIAAAQKRVVAQQAILAQNQERFTRTQIFSPQTGVIFSKTAEAGDTIPSGQTLVEIGDLSAVKVEIKISDRDLREFSLGKLVSVQLDAFPGETFSGEVTQISPIADPEARLIPVEVTIPNPAGKIAAGLLARVSKQSALTPTVTIPVEALEVGETSGDVIFVPVTIGEETTVQTRPVQLGEIDNGMVEILSGLNPNEKYILKGDRPLVTGETVTLSLLSEP is encoded by the coding sequence ATGCTGCAATTTTTTAAATCCTTCGTCGGTATTGGCTTCGTGGCCAGTTTGTCGGTACTGACCGTCGGCTGCGGCCTTGAACAAGAAGGTGTCGCCCAACCATTCCGTCCTGAACAGGAGACAGAAGAACAACCGCCGTTAGTGGATGTGGCGATCGCCGCTGCAACCAATGCTGAAGCGACAGAAACCTATACTGGGACAACTTTACCGCTGAAAACGGTAACGGTACGCTCCCGTCTCGAAGGGCAGTTACTGGCCCTCAACGTAGACGTGGGTGATGGGGTAGAACAGGGCAGGCTACTCGGTATTATCGAACCGGACTTGCTGCAAACCGAGGTCAATGAAGCCGCCGCAGAACTGGCAGCGAGACAGTTTGAGGTGCGCGAAGCAGAATCAGAACTCGCCGAAATCACCGCCCAAATCGCCCAAAATAAGGCCGCTTTAAAGCAGGCAACGGCTGATGCCAAACGTTTTCAGGAGTTAGCGACAACGGGGGCGATCGCCGCGCAACAGGCAGAATTGGCAGCAACAGCGCAAGAAACAGCCTCCCAAATTTTACGGTCTAGTCAGGCGCAACTGGCCACAAAAAAACAGGCGATCGCCGCCGCCCAAAAACGAGTAGTCGCCCAGCAGGCAATTTTGGCGCAGAACCAAGAACGTTTTACCCGCACCCAGATTTTTTCGCCGCAAACAGGGGTGATTTTCTCCAAGACAGCCGAAGCCGGAGATACGATTCCATCGGGTCAAACCCTAGTAGAAATCGGTGATTTGAGCGCTGTTAAAGTTGAAATAAAAATTTCCGACCGTGATCTGCGTGAATTTAGTCTTGGCAAATTGGTTTCAGTACAGCTTGACGCTTTTCCCGGTGAAACTTTTTCAGGAGAAGTGACGCAAATTTCTCCCATTGCAGACCCCGAAGCTCGCCTAATTCCCGTTGAGGTGACGATCCCGAACCCTGCCGGAAAAATTGCAGCGGGTTTATTGGCGCGGGTGAGTAAGCAAAGTGCTTTAACGCCAACAGTAACTATTCCAGTAGAAGCGTTAGAGGTGGGAGAAACTAGCGGCGACGTGATTTTTGTGCCGGTCACTATCGGTGAAGAAACGACGGTGCAAACCCGTCCGGTGCAGCTCGGCGAAATCGATAACGGTATGGTGGAAATTTTGTCTGGTTTGAACCCGAACGAAAAATATATCCTCAAAGGCGATCGCCCCCTAGTCACGGGTGAAACCGTTACCCTAAGCCTCCTATCTGAACCATAA
- a CDS encoding efflux RND transporter permease subunit, with product MATPPKVSLTTLAIRRHIGTLMLAIALIVVGFYSLFQIPVDLLPAISYPRIGVRADAPGVVPEVAVNEITRPLEEALAATEGVTQIFSQTREGRISIDLFFDAGADVDQALNDATATLNRARSSLPDTIEQPRLFRFDPSQLPIYEMALTSSILQPVDLRIFADEELARELIRVPGVANVDVSGGVEEEVQVNLDLKRLQALGLDIADVLNALGDRNTDTSGGLLRGGESEALTRVIGKFSDADEIRNLPIQVGSNDNPQTITLQDVADINDGIAEQRLTVTLNGQPAVKVTVQKQPDANTIQVIDGVKAKLEELRESGLLTDDLEMTATLDESRFIRNSIQNVAIAGLSGATLAAIAVFFFLGSLRQTLIIVLAIPLATLTAIILMRLFNLSLNVFSLGGLALGVGIVVDNSIVMLENIAKGVSPTQERNGSRGKLRRNVERSSQELESALLASTTTNLVSVLPFLLVGGFLALIFSELILTISFAVAASLIIALTIVPSLSARLLTMRTSSNLKNTPPIRLFGQGLEKLTANYSKLLHWVVDRKIFVIVGAIAIFGGSSFFMVGQLPQEILPSINTGLAGLFVRFPVGTTVEENRKVMAAVDAVLLAQPETEYVFTTAGGALFSNITVNNALRGSSTITLKPGTDVASYVGRVNGELNKNIRAIGTSIFMRPGTVRGLFLSNSPTRDDIDLVLQGTDIKTLDRAGEIVLAALGERATLARYEPDAAPPQPEVQIIPDWQRATTLGLTASEIGDTIQTALDGSVPTQLQRGDRLVDVRVQLQPQTIQQPSQLRSIPLFTDSQKLVKLGDLATISQGDAPGEIQRINQRQILLIEGSLSEGASLSDALAELDNIFADLALPEGISRLPSSAGETNRQLQLALKVLGAMAAFLVFVVMAVQYNSLIDPLVIMLTVPLALAGGILGLFVTETAIGATVIVGVVLLVGIVVNNAIIMVELANQIRERDRLSYRAAILEAAPQRLRPILMTTITTVLGLFPLALGIGEGSEFLQPLGIVVFSGLSLATVLTLFIIPCLYVLLHSFGRPRKRKPQPVSVGEELPIKV from the coding sequence ATGGCTACTCCCCCAAAGGTCAGTCTTACTACCCTTGCCATTCGGCGGCATATCGGCACACTCATGTTGGCGATCGCCTTGATTGTGGTGGGTTTTTATTCGCTGTTTCAGATTCCGGTGGATTTACTTCCAGCCATTAGTTATCCACGCATCGGAGTGCGGGCAGATGCCCCCGGTGTCGTGCCGGAGGTGGCGGTCAATGAAATTACGCGACCTTTGGAAGAAGCCCTCGCTGCGACGGAAGGGGTCACGCAAATTTTTTCCCAAACCCGGGAAGGACGCATCAGTATTGATCTCTTTTTTGATGCGGGAGCCGATGTTGATCAAGCCTTAAACGATGCCACCGCCACCTTAAACCGGGCTCGAAGTTCGCTCCCCGACACCATTGAACAGCCCCGCCTTTTTCGGTTTGATCCATCCCAGTTGCCCATTTATGAAATGGCCTTAACCTCCAGTATTTTGCAGCCTGTGGATCTGCGGATTTTTGCGGATGAGGAATTAGCAAGAGAATTAATTCGTGTGCCCGGTGTTGCCAATGTAGATGTGTCCGGCGGCGTGGAAGAAGAAGTTCAGGTGAATCTCGATCTCAAACGGTTGCAGGCTTTGGGCTTAGATATTGCCGATGTTTTAAATGCTTTAGGCGATCGCAATACAGATACTTCTGGCGGATTATTGCGGGGCGGTGAATCGGAAGCCCTGACACGGGTGATTGGTAAATTTTCCGATGCCGATGAAATTCGTAATTTGCCGATCCAAGTCGGCTCCAACGATAATCCTCAAACCATTACGCTCCAAGACGTTGCGGATATTAACGATGGCATTGCCGAACAACGGTTAACCGTGACCCTCAATGGTCAACCTGCCGTGAAAGTGACGGTGCAAAAACAGCCTGATGCCAACACCATCCAAGTTATTGACGGCGTGAAAGCGAAGCTGGAAGAGCTACGAGAATCTGGTTTGCTCACCGATGATTTGGAGATGACCGCTACCCTCGACGAATCTCGTTTCATTCGCAACTCTATTCAAAATGTCGCGATCGCCGGATTATCTGGTGCTACCCTCGCGGCGATCGCCGTCTTCTTTTTCCTCGGTTCTCTGCGCCAAACGTTGATTATTGTCTTAGCAATTCCCTTGGCAACTCTAACCGCGATTATCTTGATGCGACTCTTTAATTTGTCGCTAAATGTCTTTAGTTTGGGTGGCTTGGCGTTAGGGGTGGGCATCGTCGTGGATAACTCCATTGTGATGCTCGAAAATATTGCCAAAGGCGTGAGCCCCACTCAGGAACGTAACGGCTCACGGGGAAAGTTACGGCGCAATGTTGAACGCAGTAGCCAAGAACTGGAATCGGCTCTCCTCGCTTCCACCACCACAAACCTCGTTTCAGTTTTACCTTTTTTGTTGGTGGGCGGATTTCTCGCGCTAATTTTTAGCGAACTGATTTTGACCATCAGTTTTGCCGTAGCCGCCTCCCTGATTATTGCGTTGACCATTGTGCCGTCCCTTTCCGCGCGATTACTGACGATGCGCACCTCCAGTAATTTAAAAAATACGCCGCCCATTCGTTTATTTGGGCAAGGCTTAGAGAAGCTAACGGCAAATTACAGCAAACTTTTGCATTGGGTGGTTGATCGCAAAATTTTTGTCATTGTCGGGGCGATCGCCATCTTTGGCGGTAGTAGCTTTTTCATGGTGGGGCAATTACCGCAGGAAATTTTACCAAGCATTAATACCGGCTTAGCTGGATTATTTGTCCGTTTTCCCGTGGGCACAACCGTCGAAGAAAATCGTAAAGTGATGGCCGCCGTTGATGCAGTGCTCCTGGCGCAACCCGAAACGGAGTATGTTTTCACCACCGCTGGGGGCGCGCTTTTTAGCAATATTACGGTGAACAATGCCCTGCGGGGATCAAGCACCATTACCCTCAAACCCGGAACAGATGTGGCGAGCTACGTCGGTCGAGTCAATGGCGAACTAAACAAAAATATACGGGCGATCGGCACTTCTATTTTTATGCGTCCGGGAACAGTGCGGGGCTTATTTCTGAGTAATTCCCCCACGCGGGATGATATCGATTTAGTTTTACAGGGAACAGACATTAAAACGCTGGATCGCGCTGGCGAAATTGTCCTCGCAGCCCTTGGCGAACGGGCAACCCTCGCTCGCTATGAACCCGATGCTGCGCCTCCCCAACCAGAAGTCCAAATCATCCCCGATTGGCAACGGGCAACCACCCTAGGCCTCACGGCTTCAGAAATTGGTGACACCATTCAAACGGCTCTCGACGGCTCTGTGCCGACTCAACTACAGCGGGGCGATCGCCTCGTCGATGTTCGCGTTCAGCTGCAACCCCAAACGATCCAGCAACCCTCCCAACTGCGAAGCATTCCACTCTTTACCGACAGTCAAAAATTGGTGAAATTAGGCGATCTAGCGACCATTAGTCAGGGCGATGCCCCCGGCGAAATCCAGCGCATTAACCAGCGACAAATTTTACTCATCGAAGGTAGCCTCAGCGAAGGAGCGAGTTTGAGCGATGCTTTGGCAGAATTAGACAACATTTTTGCAGATTTAGCATTACCAGAGGGCATATCCCGTCTCCCTAGTTCCGCTGGCGAAACGAATCGACAGTTACAGTTAGCTTTAAAAGTATTGGGCGCAATGGCGGCATTTCTCGTATTTGTGGTGATGGCAGTGCAATATAACTCCCTCATTGATCCCTTGGTCATTATGCTGACTGTACCACTGGCTCTCGCTGGGGGCATTTTAGGGCTTTTTGTCACAGAGACGGCGATCGGTGCAACGGTAATCGTGGGAGTCGTTTTACTAGTCGGTATTGTCGTCAATAACGCCATCATTATGGTGGAGCTCGCGAACCAAATCCGGGAACGCGATCGCCTCAGTTATCGCGCGGCAATTTTAGAAGCTGCTCCCCAACGACTCCGCCCAATTTTGATGACCACCATTACGACAGTATTAGGTCTATTTCCCTTGGCATTAGGCATTGGAGAAGGCTCAGAATTTTTGCAGCCATTGGGAATCGTCGTATTTTCGGGTTTGTCCCTTGCCACCGTGTTGACGCTATTTATTATCCCTTGTCTTTATGTATTGCTTCACAGCTTTGGTCGTCCCCGTAAGCGTAAACCGCAACCTGTTTCTGTAGGAGAAGAGCTGCCGATAAAAGTTTGA